Within Candidatus Auribacterota bacterium, the genomic segment GAAACACGTGAGGAGAGACAATGGCACGATCGTTAAAAAAGGGTGCGTTCGTGGACGAGAAGCTGCTCGGCAAGATCGAGCGCCTCAATCGGCTGAATGAACGGCGGCCGGTCAAGACATGGGCGCGGAGGAGCATGATTGTACCTGACTTCGTTGGACACACGTTCTCGGTGCACAACGGGAGGAAATTTATACCTGTGTTTGTCACGGAGAGCATGGTCGGGCACAGGCTCGGTGAATTCTCCCCCACGCGCACGTTCAGAAAGCATGGCTTTCACACGGAGAAGGCGGTCGCCGTTAAATAGCGTCATTCGTATATCGTATCTCGTCGTTCGCAAACCATAAAGTACGAGATACGAGATACGAAATACGGAATATATATAATGAAAGAATCACGGGCAGTCGGTAATTACATACGGGTGGCGCCGCGCAAGGCGCGCCTGGTGGTTGATCTCATCCGCGGCAGGAGTGTCACCGACGCGCTGAACACGCTGGGCCTCTGCCGCAAGAGGGCGGCTCACACGGTGAGGAAAATCCTCGTATCGGCCATGGCGAATGCCGCGGCGAAAGATACGCCTGAGAGATTCGTGGTGAGGGAGGCCTTTGTTGATGAGGGGCCGACGCTCAAGAGACATATGCCCCGCGCGATGGGGCGGGCAACAATAATCAGGAAGCGGATGAGCCGTATCACCATCGTCATCGAGGAGCAGGAGGAGAAGGCGAAGCCGCTCCCTCAGAAGAAAAGCGGGCGACAGAGAGCGAATATAAAATAACAAATACCAAATGACAAATTAATGACAAATACCAAAGGACAAATGTCAAAACATATGAGGTTTTGTCATTCGAATTTTGCCTGCCCGCCGTACTGAGTACCTCAGTACTCTGGGAGGCGGGTCATTTGTCATTACTAACGAAGGGGAGGTACGCATTGGGTCAGAAAGTAAATCCGATCGGCTTGCGGCTTGGCATTAATCAAGAGTGGCGGTCGAAGTGGTATGCCGGCAAACGCGAGTTTGGCACGCTCCTCAACGAGGATATCAAGATACGGAACCATATCAAGGAGCGGCTCAGTCTCGCCGGTGTCGCGCGCATTTGCATTGAGCGATACGGGAAGAAGGTCAGGATCACTATATGGAGCGCGAGGCCGGGAATTGTGATCGGCAGAAAGGGCTCAGAGATCGACAAGCTCCGGGACGATCTCGAGAAACTGTCCGGCCGGGAGATCGTACTGGACGTGACCGAGATAAAGAAACCGGAGCTCGAGGCGCAGCTCGTCGCGGAGAACGTGGCGCTCCAACTGCTGAAAAGGGTCTCTTTCCGCAGGGCGATGAAGCGGGCGGTGTCGCTCACAATGGATGCGGGCGCCCAGGGGATTAAGATCAATTGCGCCGGCCGCCTCGGCGGGGCTGAGATCGCCAGATCCGAGGGGTACCGGGAGGGGAAGATACCGTTGCACACCCTGCGCGCCATCATTGATTATGGTTTCGCCGAGGCGCACACGCCCTACGGGCAGATCGGCGTCAAGGCGTGGATTTATAAGGGTGAAAAGGCGCCGGCGAGGGAGGTGACTGGACATGGTGCTCCAGCCCAAAAAGAGTAAGTTCAGAAAAGCCCAGCGGGGTACGATGAAGGGGCACGCGACGAGGGGGGCCACGGTTGCCTTCGGCGAATACGGCCTCCAGTCGCTCGAGAGCGCGTGGATTACCACCACGCAGATCGAGGCGGCGAGGGTTGCCATCACACGGCACATGAAACGCCATGGGAAGGTCTGGATACGGATATTCCCGGATAAGCCAGTGACCAAAAAGCCGGCGGAGACCAGGATGGGGAAGGGCAAGGGGCCGCCCGAGACCTGGGTGGCGGTGGTGAGGAGGGGGAGGATCATCTTCGAAATAGACGGAATCACTGAGGGCATGGCTCAGGAGACGATGAGCCGGGCGGCGGCAAAGCTGGGGATCAGGACGCGATTTGTGTCGCGGGGCGGGACACCATAATTCGTCGTTCGTCATTCGTATTTCGTTGTTCGTAAATCGTACTTCGTTGCGATATACGAAATACGAGATACAAACGACGATGTACGACTAGTGAGGTAGCGGTGAAGGCGAAGGAAATGAGGGACAAAACGTCGGAGGAGTTGAATCATCTTCTCGCCGCCTGGCGTGAGGAGTTGTTCAACCTCAATGTGCGGGCGATGACCGGACAGATGAAGCAGTACAGCAGGGTGAGAGAGATAAAGAAGGATATCGCCCGGGTTCTCACGATTGTGAGGGGAACGCGTACGGCGAGCCCGGTTCGCGACAAGGAGAGCACGGCATCATGACCATTCAGGCGAGGGGCAAGAAAAAGGTGCGCGTCGGCACGGTGGTGGCCGACAAGATGAAGAAGACGCTCGTGGTGGATGTGGAACGCGCCTACCGGCACCGGTTCTATGACAAGGTCGTTCGAGCGGTTTCCAGGTGCTATGTTCACGACGAGCGCGGGGAGGCGCATCCGGGCGATATCGTGCGCATCATGGAGTGCAGGCCGTTGAGCAGGCTCAAGCGGTGGAGACTGGTTGAAATTGTGAAAAAGGGCAAAGGCATCGAAGCGCCGGGGAGAAGCGAGGAAGAGATACGCGAGCTGCAGGAAGAGATACGGGGGGTGTCAGCAGAAGCCCCCCCTGCGGTTGAGCGCGCAGGCGTGGCGGAAGAATCAGCTGACACATCACAGACTGGGAGGGAGTAGAACTTCAAACTTCAAAATCCAAAATCAAAAACAACTGCAAAATCCCAAATCCAATAAAAGCCGGCGAGCGTAGGGCATGGTGATTGGGATTTTGGATTTGTTTTGAAGTTGGAAGTTCGAGGTCTAGGGAGCGAGTTCATGATACAGCTTCGTACACGGTGTGATGTCGCCGATAATACCGGTGCGCGCCTCATCGCGTGCGTGAAGGTGCTGGGTGGTACGAGAAGGCGCTACGCGCACATAGGGGATGTCATCATTGCGTCCGTCAAGGAAGCTTCCCCGGACGGGATAATCAAAAAGGGTGAGGTTGTCCGTGGCGTGATCGTGAGAACCCGACAGCCAATCCGCCGTGAGGATGGTTCGCTGCTCAGATTCGATACGAACGCGGTGGTCATCATCGACGACCAGAACAACCCGAAAGGGACGAGAATATTCGGTCCGGTCGCCAGGGAGCTGAGGGATAAGAACTTTATGAAAATCATATCGCTCGCCCCGGAGGTCATTTAAGTAGTTAGTAGTCAGTAGCTAGTAGTTAGGAAGTAAGGATACAAGCATGCAGATAAAGATGCGGGTAAGAAAAGACGACCTCGTCATCGCCACCGCGGGGAAGGAGCGTTTTTCAAAGAAGACGGGGAGGGTGTTGAAGGTATTCCCCCAGCGGGGCAGGGTGATCGTTGAGGGCTTCAGCCTCTCGAAGAGGCACATGCGCCCCACCCAGAAGAATCCGAAGGGGGGTATTGTTCAGAAGGAGCGTTCCATCCGCGTCTCCAATATCATGCTATACTGCTCCAAGTGCCAGCGGGGAGTTCGAGTCGGGAATAGAGTGCTCGCCGACGGCACCAGGGTGAGATACTGCAGGAAGTGCGGAGAGGTTGTAGGGAAGACATGATAAATCACAGATCCCAAATCCAAAATCCCAATAACGTTTTCCAACGCCCCATTTACCCCTTCACTTTGGGATTTGGGATTTGGGATTTGTGATTTAATGGAGTGCGTTATGGTCAGATTGCTTGACAAGTACAGGACTGAAATCGTGCCCGCAATGATGAAGCAGTTCGGGTACAAAAATAAGCTTCAGGTGCCGCGGCTCAAGAAGATTGTCATCAATATGGGCGTGGGCGAGGCTACCCAGGACACGAAGATACTCGATGACGCAGCGGCGGATCTCGCGCTCATTGCGGGACAGCGGCCGGTGTTGACGAGGTCGAGGAAGAGCATCTCGAACTTCAAACTGCGCGCGGGCGCCACGGTCGGCTGCAAGGCGACGCTCAGGGGAAAGATCATGTACGAGTTCCTTGATCGCCTGGTGAGCGTGGCGCTGCCGCGGATAAGGGATTTCAGGGGCGCGCCCCTCACGTCATTCGATGGGCGTGGCAACTACACGCTCGGACTCTCCGAACAGGTTGTGTTCCCCGAACTTGAACTGGACAAGGTGAAGCGAGTGCAGGGAATGGATATCGTGGTGGTCACCTCCTCAAGGACTGATGAGGAGGCGAAGACATTGCTTCAGCTCATGGGCGTGCCGTTTGCCAAGAAGTAATGTTTTATCACGGAGGACACGGAGATAATGCGGAGGAAAAAGAAATTTACTTTTTCTCTGCGCTCTCTGTGGCTATGTTGATGAGGAATGTATGGCGAAGACCTGTTTGATAGTGAAGTCCCAGCGGAAGCCCAAGTTTAAGGTCCGCCACTATCACCGCTGCAGGAAGTGCGGGCGCTCGGGCGGCTACCTGCGCAAGTTCCAATTGTGCAGGATATGCTTCCGGATGCTCGCCTCGAGAGGCGAAATTCCGGGGGTGGTGAAGGCGAGCTGGTAGTTACTACGGTTAATGTCTAGGAATTTCAATGTTTTAACCACTGAGGACACTGAATTCACTGAAAACCGCAGAATAGACGATATTTTCAGTGTTCTCAGTATATTCAGTGTCTTCAGTGGTATAAATATAAAGCCCAAGGTGTAAAGTGTAACGCATTGAGCCGGATAGCTGCATCTCGGCAACTGAGGCCATCAGAGATGAAGAACGAGGATAATTGTTATGACAATGACTGATCCGATCGCGGATATGCTCACGAGGATAAGGAATGCGAATAGATCGCGAAGCGAATATGTGGATATTCCAAAATCAAAGCTCAAGCTCGAGCTCGTCAGGATTCTCAAGAGCGAGGGGTTCATAGAAGACTTTAAAATGATGGACGCCGAGTCTCAGGGGTTCATACGGGTTTTTCTCAAGTACACCAAGGGCGGCGAACAGGTGATCCGCGGCATTAAGCGGGCGAGCACGCCCGGCCGCAGGCACTACGTTGGGGTCGAGGAGATTCCCCGGCCGTTCGGGGGATTGGGGGTTGCCATCCTCTCCACCTCCAAGGGGATCATGAACAACACTCAGTCGAAGGCCCAGGGGCTCGGCGGTGAGGTGATCTGTTACATTTGGTGAAAATTTTTCAGCACGGAGACACAGAGGACACGGAGGAGAGGTACAGCGGAAAGTGTAAAGTCTAAAGTTAAGAGTAGTAGGGTGCTGAAGTGAGGGTCCCTTACACTTTGTGCTTTCAATTTAAAGCTGTTTTGAGCTCCGTGCCTCCGTGGTTAAAACGAAGGGATCATGCAATGTCACGGGTAGGAAAGAAGCCGGTCGACGTGGTCGCGGGTGTTCAGGCCACGGGCGAAGCCGGTCGCCTCACGGTGAAAGGTCCCCGGGGTGAACTCAGTCTGAAGCTGCCCCTTGGCATCTCCGTGAGGCAGGAGGGGCAGCAGCTCCTGGTGGAGTGCGCGCCGGATACCAAGAAAGGCGGCGCGCTGCACGGGGTCACGCGCACCCTCATCGCCAATATGGTGAGAGGTGTCTCCGAGGGCTACGAGAAGGCGCTCCAGATTGTGGGTGTGGGATACAAGGCAAAAGTCGAGGGGCAGAAGCTCGTGATACAGCTCGGCTTTTCGCACCCCATCAATTACGATATCCCTCCAACCATCAAGATAAGCATCGGGAAGGAGAATACCCTGACGATTTCGGGCTGTGATAAGCAGCTCGTGGGAAAGGTGGCAGCGGAGATTCGAGGTTTCTATCCCCCCGAGCCTTACAAGGGCAAGGGGATTCGATATAAGGACGAGTTGGTGCGCCGCAAGGCAGGGAAGGCCGTCGCGACCACTGCGGCCACCTGAGCGGGTGAGAGAATCGGTTGCAGGGCGCTCGATTCTGGTTTCTTGACCAGCGGACAGGCGGGCTACAGGGCGCACCGGCAACCGGGAACATGGGGCTGGAGTCACGATGAGAGGGATTGACAAGACACGCTGGAGAAGGAAGATGCGCGTGCGCAAGAAGATTCAGGGCACGGCCGCCCGGCCGAGGCTGTGTGTGTCCCGTAGCAACATGCACATCTACGCGCAGTTGATTGATGACGCGAGCGGCAAAACACTCGCCGCCGTTTCAACCCTTTCGCCGATCTACCGGGAGAAGTCATCCGCCAAGGGGAAGAAAGAGGCGGCCAAGGTCGTCGGCGGCCTCATTGCTGAGATGGCGAAGGCAAAGGGAATCGAGCGTGTAGTTTTTGACAGGAACCGGCACCGCTACCACGGGCGTGTGAAGGCCGTGGCCGAGGGTGCGCGAGAAGGGGCGCTGAAATTTTAAATTGTAAATTTAAAATTTCCAATTTACAATTTTAAATTTTTCGGGGAAGGAGGAGCAGGTGGCGCTGGAAAGGAAAATGTCAGGGACTCCGGGAATCGAGGAGAAGGTGGTGAGCATCAACCGCTGCGCGAAGGTGGTGAAGGGCGGTCGCCGCTTCAGCTTTAGCGCGCTGGTGGTGAGCGGAGACAGGAATGGGCGCGTCGGCTACGGTTTTGGGAAGGCGAACGAGATCGCTGATGCGATCAGAAAGGCTTCCGAAGCTGCCAGGAGACAATCGCTCTTCGTGCCGAGGCGGAATACCACGATACCTCATGAGACCATGGGGGCCTTTGGCGGCGCGCGGGTCTTGCTGAAGCCAGCCGCTCCCGGCACGGGTATTATCGCCGGCGGGGGGACACGGGTGGTCCTGGATCTCGCGGGGGTGAAGGATATACTGGCGAAATCGCTTAAATCAAAGAACCCCGTCAATGTGGTGAAGGCCACCTTTGACGCGCTTCAGCAATTGCGCACCAGGGAACAACTGATGCAGGCGAGAGGGGTAGACTGACGTGAGATTGGATCAGATAAGCAACAACCCGCACGCGCGCAAGGGCAGGAAGCGCATTGGCCGTGGTCCGGGCTCCGGACACGGGAAGACGAGCTGCCGGGGGCACAAGGGGCAGAAGGCCCGCTCGGGGGTGAGTATCCGTCCCGGGTTCGAGGGCGGTCAGATGCCGCTGATACGCAGGCTGCCCAAACGCGGTTTTCGGAGCCCCTCTCGGCTTCGCCAGGGCATCGTGAACGTGGAGTCGCTCAACATCTTCGACGAGGGGAGCGTGGTTGATCCCAAGGCCCTGGCGGCGCGAGGGATTGTGAAGGGGCACCTGGACGAGATCAAGATCCTTGGGAAGGGCGAACTCAAGAAGAGACTCGAGGTGGTCGCGCACGCGTTTAGCGCCTCTGCCCGGATAAAGATCGAGGCCGCGAAGGGCGCGGCAAAGATCGTGACCCGTACCTGCACGCCGGAGTGCGTGCCTGCGCGTAGCCGAGACAACGCTTCGGCGAGGGCAGGCGTTTCGGCACGCAGGCGTGACTCGGGGCTCGTGACCCGTCAAGCGGAGCAGCCCGAGATACGAACCACGAATCACGATTCACGAGTTGAGCGAACGAAGTGAGCCAGAGATGATATCGGCGTTCAGGAATATGTTCAGGATCGGCGAACTGCGCAGCCGTATTCTCTTCACGCTCGCCCTGATCATCGTGTACAGGCTCGGTGCCTATGTCCCGACCCCCGGTGTCGATGCGAAGGCCCTCAGTATGTTCTTCGCGGAACTGCAGCGCACGCAGGGCACGGGGGGGAACCTCTTCGGCCTCATGAATATGTTCTCAGGGGGAGCCCTGAGCCAGTGCACGATCTTCGCGCTCGGGATCATGCCCTACATCAGTGCGTCCATCATTCTCCAGCTGCTCACCGCGGTGGTCCCCTCGCTCGAGCGGATGGCGAAGGAGGGGGAGGTGGGGAGGAGAAAAATAAATCAGTACACCCGCTACGGGACGGTGCTCCTCTGTCTCTTCCAGGCGGGTATGATCAGCCGATTCCTCGAGAACCCTGCGAGCTTCGGAGGGAGGGTGATCATTCCTCACCCGGGCTGGGCGACCCGACTCATGATCATGATGACCATCACGACGGGGACGGTGTTCATCATGTGGCTGGGTGAGCAGATCACCGAGAATGGGATCGGGAATGGTATTTCGCTGATCATCACGGCGGGGATAATCTCCCGCTTGCCGAACGCGATTTATGAAGTCTATGAACTCGCCCGGACGGGCAATATCCGCCCCTATGCGGTCGTCGGCATGGCGGTGCTCGCGGCGCTGGTGGTGGCGGCGGTGGTACTGGTCACTGAGGGCCAGCGGCGGATACCCATCCAGAGGCCGAAGCAGATCCGCGGCAGGAAAATTTACAGCGCTCAGAGCACGTATATTCCGCTTCGGGTAAACCAGGCGGGAGTAATCCCGATCATTTTTGCCTCTTCGATCCTCCTCTTCCCCGCGACCGTCGGGGGCTTTGTGCAGACCGAGTGGCTCAAGACGGCGATGGGCATGCTTCGCCCCGGGGCGTTTCTGTACACCCTGCTGGAGGTGGTGCTGATTGTTTTCTTCTGCTACTTTTACACGGCGATCACCTTCAACCCGATTGACCTGGCGGACAATATGAAAAAGAGCGGCGCATTTGTGCCCGGCATCAGGCCCGGCAAGCCCACGGCGGAATTCTTTGAGAGGACCATGAACCGCATCACGCTCCCCGGGGCCATATTCCTCGCGGCGATCGCCGTGTCGCCCAGTGTGATTGCCGGGTACATGAATATCAGCTACACCATCTCCCAATTTTTTGGAGGCACGGGGCTGCTGATTATTGTCGGCGTCATGCTGGACACGATGCGGCAGGTCGAATCCCACCTCGTGATGAGGCACTACGATGGTTTCATGCGAAAGGGAAAGATACGAGGAAGGTAAATTCAGTAGCGAGTAGTAAGTAGCCGGTAGTCAGGGAACTTATAAGTTCTATTTCTTCCCTAACTACTAACTACTAGCTACTGGCTACTCGTTGCCGTCTATATGAGATTGATATTGCTGGGCCCGCCCGGCGCGGGTAAGGGATCACAGGCGAAGGTGCTGTGCGCAAAATTCGGGATCCCGCACATTTCGACGGGGGATATGTTTCGCGAGGCGTACACACAGGGCACCACGCTGGGGCGCATGGCGCACGACAACTACTGGGGAAAGGGTGAGCTTGTGCCTGACGATATCACCGTGGGGCTGGTGCGGGAGCGGATTGCGCGGGACGATTGTCGCGCGCGTGGGTTTCTCCTCGACGGCTTCCCGAGGACCCTCCCCCAGGCGGAAAAACTGGATCAGCTCCTCAATGAGTTGAATCAGTCGCTTGATAAGGTCATTTACATGAAGACCTCCCAGGAGGTGATCCTCCAGCGGCTCGGCGGCAGGAGGGTCTGCAAGTCGTGCGGAGCAAACTACCACGTCGTGAACATGCCGCCAAGGATCGAGGGCGCGTGCGATGCCTGCGGCGGGAATCTGTACCAGAGGCCTGATGACGCTGAGGATACGGTCCTGAACCGCCTCGGGGTGTACGAGGCGCAGACCGCGCCGCTCATAAAGTATTATAAAAACCAGGAGCTTTTGGCCACCGTCAACAGCGATACCCCGGTGCAGGGGACGTACGCTCAGGTTCTCACGGTGATGAATCAACAATGATCATCATAAAATCCGCGAATGAAATAGGGAAAATGCGCGTGAGCAGCCGCATCGCCGCGGAGGTCATGGGCATACTGGAGAAAATGGTCGCGCCTGGGGTGCGCACGGTGGAGCTCGACCGGGTGGCTGCCAGGCTCATTCAGGAGCGCGGCGGCCGCTCAGCCTTTAAGGGGTACCGGGGTTATCCCGCGCACGTATGCATTTCTGTGAATGAGGAAGTGGTGCATGGGATCCCCGGCGAGAGGGTTCTGGAAGCGGGCGATATCGTGAGCGTTGACGTGGGGGTGGAGCACGACGGCTATTGCGGCGATATGGCGCGTACCTTCACGGTGGGGGAAGTGAACGGCACGAAGGCCCGCCTCGTGGAGGTGACGCGGCTCGCAGTTGAGGACGCGGTGGGCATGGCGCGGTCTGGCGGCAGGCTCTTCGATATCTCTCGCGCGATCGAGCGCCGCGCGACGTCGAGCGGGTTCTCGGTGGTCCGTGACTATGTGGGGCACGGTATCGGTGCAACGCTCCACGAGGATCCGCAGATCCCCAATTTTGGCAAGCCGCATACCGGGCCGAAGCTCAAATCAGGCATGACGTTTGCGGTGGAGGCGATGATCAATGCGGGAACCTATGCCGTAAGGGTGCTGCCGGATGGCTGGACAGTCATCACGCAGGACAGGAAAGCATCCGCCCACTTCGAGGACACTATTGTCATCACGGGGGACGGCCCTGAGGTTTTGACATGCCAAAAAAGGAAGATGCCATAAGGGTTGAGGGGATCGTTGTGGAGGTTCTGCCCAACACGATGTTCAGGGTGGATCTGCCGAATGGTCATCGCGTGCTCGCGCACATATCGGGGAAGATGAGGATGCACTTCATACGCATCCTCCCCGGGGATAAGGTGTTGCTTGAGATGTCGCCGTATGATCTCACGAAGGCGAGGATCGTGTACCGCGTCAAGTGAGCGGGCGCCTGGCGCGACCCGCGGCTCATCCGCACAAATGAAGGGCTGGAGCGGGAGATGAAAGTAAAAGCATCGGTCAAGAGAATCTGTGAAAAGTGCAAGATCGTGCGCCGCAAGGGAGTGGTGCGGGTCATCTGTACGAACCCGAGACACAAGCAGCGGCAGGGCTAACTACAGCCCAAAGTTAAAAGTGTAAAGCGTAAAGAAAAAAGAGATAGAAGGAGTAGCGTTATGCCGAGAATTGTGGGTATTGATATACCGAAGGAAAAAAGGATCGAGGTGGCCTTGAGGTACATCTATGGGATCGGCCCCACGAAGGCGTCCCAGGTGTGCACTCAGGCGAGCGTGAATCCGGATACCAGGGCGAAGGATCTGACGGAGGAGGAGATTGCCAAGATCACCTCCGTGATTCAGAGCAGCTGCATGGTCGAGGGCGACCTGCGCAGGGAGGTGGCGCAGAATATCAAACGGCTCATGAGCATCGGGTGCTACCGGGGGATACGGCACAGACGCGGCCTGCCGGTGCGCGGCCAGCGGACGAGCACGAACGCGCGCACGCGGAAGGGGCCCCGGAAGACAGTCGGCGTGAAGCGCAAGGCGTCAATGAAAAAACAGGGCGGGACTGAATAATCCCGCTGCGCGCCCGTTGCACTGAAGAGGCGCGGGGGCGTTGCGTGCACCGATCGGGCGGGTCGCGAGGTCGCCATGAGCGGGGTCCGCAGCATCAGTGAGTCAGTCAGTCCGGCAAAGGAGAGAAAATGGCGGAGGACAAAGAGCAGAAGCCGCAACGAGTGGTCAAGAAAAGGGTTGCGAGGTGCGGCCCCAGGGGGATCGCGCACGTCATGGCGACCTTTAACAATACGATTGTCAGCATCGCGGACGCAAAGGGCAATGTGGTGGTGTGGGCGAGCGCGGGTTCCTCAGGGTTCAAGGGGGCGCGGAAGAGCACTGCCTTTGCCGCCACGGTGGTGGCGAGCAACTGCGGCAAGCGCGCGCTCGCACAGGGGATGCGGGAAATCGAAGTCAATGTCAAGGGGCCTGGCGCGGGGCGGGAATCGGCGGTGAGGGCTCTCCAGGCTGCCGGACTCCAGATCACGGCTATCCGCGACGTCACCCCCATACCGCACAATGGGTGCCGGCCGCCGAAGAGGCGGCGTGTATAGCAGTAGCGCACCCTTGGGGGGGAGCTATCGAGCTATCCCTTCGGCTACGCTCAGGGCAAGCTCGCAATCGAGCTATCGAGTACTAAAGATATCAAGTGATCAGGCTATCGAGATATCAATGAATAAAGGGAGGTAAGTAAATATATGGCAAGGTACACAGGACCCGTGTGCAGGCTCTGTCGGCAGGAGGGAATGAAGCTCTTCCTCAAGGGCACCCGCTGCGAAATGGCCAAATGCGCAATAGAGCGCGGCAAACCTGCTCCGGGCATGCACGGGGCGAAGAGGCGCAAGCTCTCTTCCTACGGGGAACAGTTGCGCGAGAAGCAGAGGCTGCGCCGCTCATATGGCATTCTCGAGGAGCAATTCAGGATCCTGTTCAACAGGGCGCAGAAAAAGAAGGGGATCACCGGAGACAATCTGCTCAAGCTCCTGGAGACGAGGCTGGACAATGTGGTATTCCGGCTCGGGTTTGCCGTCTCGCGCGCGCAGGCCCGGCAGCTGGTGCGGCATGGCCATTTTCGCATCAAGAACCACACGGTTGATATCCCCTCATACCAGGTGAGGGCGGGCGAGATCATAGAGGTAAAGCCAAAGGAGCGCTGCCGCAAGATAATCATGAAGAGTATCGAGGTCACTGAGAAGAGGGATGTCCCGGCGTGGCTCTCGGTGAATCGGCAGGATCTGAAGGGGGAGGTCCTCAGGTCTCCGGAGAGAGCAGATATTACCGTGCCGGTCAATGAGCAGCTCGTGGTAGAGCTCTATTCGAAATAAGAGGGAGCGGCGCCGGGTGGGGCCCGGGGCAGTTCACTACATAAAAGAGAGGTGACAATCATGGTGATACGATTGGGAAGATTTGAAATGCCCAAGCGCTTGCTTGAGGAAGAGGGAAGTGCGACTGATACCTACGCGAAATTCATCGCTGAGCCGTTTGAGCGCGGCTATGGGCACACCCTCGGCAACGCGCTGAGGAGGGTGCTCCTGTCATCGCTCGAAGGCGCGGCGATCACTTCGGTCAGGATCAACGGGGTCCTGCATGAGTTTGATACCATCGATGGGATGGTTGAGGATGTCACTGAATTGATCCTGAACCTGAAACAGGTGCTCCTGGTATCGCACAGCAGGGAGCCGAAAAAGATCGAGCTCAAGGCGGACAAAAAGGGAGAGGTCACCGCGGCTGACATCACCACTGACGGGACCGTCGAGGTGGTCAACCCCGCGCACCACATCGCCCACCTCAGTAAAAAGGTGAAACTCGAGATCGAACTGGAGGTTGAAATCGGGAGGGGGTACCGGCCGTCGGAGGGGAACAAGAAAGAAGGGCAGCCGATAGGGATCATCCCGCTCGATTCCATATTCACCCCTGTCAAGAGGGTCGCCTATCACATTGAGGATACGCGCGTGGGCCAGATAACCGAGTTCGATAAGCTCATCCTCGAGATATGGACGGATGGCAGGGTGAAACCTGAGGATGCCCTCGTACAGGCCGCCTCGATTCTACGGGAACACATCGCCGTGTTCGTTGATTTTGACAAGCATCCGCTCGCGATAGGGGAGGAAGAGGAGGAGGAGAAAGAGAAGAAAAAGGGAGAAGATATGGATCGCCTTCTCGACATGAGCATCAACGAGATCGAGCTGTCCGTCCGCGCCGCGAACTGCATCACTGCCGCGAACATCAAGACGATCGGTGACCTGGTGCAGAATACGGAGGCGGAAATGCTGAAATACAGGAACTTCGGGAAAAAATCGCTCAATGAGATCAAGCAGATCCTGACGGGGATGGGGTTATCCCTTGGCATGAAGCCCCTGGAGAAGAAGGAACTGCCGGAGTAATATCGCAGTGGAACAGGGAGCGGGGAAGAACATATGAGGCACAGAAAAGAGTCGCTCAAGCTGAATCGGACTCCCGCGCACATGCGCGCCATGCTCGCCAACGCGGTCTCCAGCCTCATCAAGCTGGAGCGGTTGCAGACGACGGAAGGCCGCGCCCGCGCGGTGTGCCGGCTCACGGAGAAGATGGTGACGCTGG encodes:
- a CDS encoding DNA-directed RNA polymerase subunit alpha; translation: MVIRLGRFEMPKRLLEEEGSATDTYAKFIAEPFERGYGHTLGNALRRVLLSSLEGAAITSVRINGVLHEFDTIDGMVEDVTELILNLKQVLLVSHSREPKKIELKADKKGEVTAADITTDGTVEVVNPAHHIAHLSKKVKLEIELEVEIGRGYRPSEGNKKEGQPIGIIPLDSIFTPVKRVAYHIEDTRVGQITEFDKLILEIWTDGRVKPEDALVQAASILREHIAVFVDFDKHPLAIGEEEEEEKEKKKGEDMDRLLDMSINEIELSVRAANCITAANIKTIGDLVQNTEAEMLKYRNFGKKSLNEIKQILTGMGLSLGMKPLEKKELPE